TGGAGGCCATGCAGTCCGACCGGCAGCAGGACCTCAACCGCATTCGTCAGCTTGAGGCCGAACTGGCCGAATCCAAGCAACAGCTCAAGGCGGAGATCGAAAAATCCAACGATCCTCTGCGTGAAAAATCCGCTGACATGTGGGCCGAAATCCAGTCCCTGCGCACCGAACTCGCCAAAATGCGCGGCGAGGTGGACAATCTGAACATCCGCATGGACCGCCAGGTGGGCGGAACCGACTCCGCCGTGACCGTGGACGCCCTGGCCAAACGGTTGTCCGAAGTGGAGTTCGCCATGGAAAATGAACTTCAAGTGGATCTGCCCAAAATCCGCACGGAGCGCGACGCCGCCACGGCCGCCGCAACCTCGGCAACCGCAACGGCGTCGGCCACGGCCCCGGCCGATGCGCCGGAAGATGCGGCCGCCGCCCAGACCGCCGGGACCACCCAGGCCGCGCCCCAGGCGCAGGCGGACACCGATCCGGCCAAGGCTCTCTACGACAAGGCCTACGCGTTGTACAAGGAAGGCAACTTTGAACGCGCCCGCTCCTACTGGGCCGAGTTCACCGACACGTTCAAGGGCCACGCCTTCACGCCCAGCGCGGTCTTCTGGCAGGGCCAGTGCTATTACATGCTCAAAGACTACGCCCGGGCCGTCATCCTCTATGAGGACGTCATCGAAAAGTACCAGAAGAGCTCAAAGTACAAGGCCGCCCTGCTGCGCTCCGGCTATTCCTGGGAACATCTGGGCAAACCCGAGCTGGCCAAGATGCGTTTTACGGAAATCATCAAGAAATTCCCCAAGTCCGTAGAGGCTACCCAGGCCAAACGGTCTCTGGATAAAATGAAATAATTGCGGCCGTCGCGCCGAACGTGCCATACAAAGGGCACTCAGGACAGTCCCATGCAAGAAGTCAAAAATGGTCTCAGGAAAATCGTCTATCTCTCCTTCCCCCCGGAGGTCTCCGGCAGGCCCGTGGTCTGCAACCTGCTGCGCAAGTTCGACCTGAGCTTCAACATCCTCAAGGCGGACATCTCCCCGCGTCACGAAGGAACCATGACCCTCGAAGTCTCGGGCCGGGAGGGCGAGTTTCACAAGGGCATCGGCTACCTCAAGGAAAACGGCGTGCGCATCACCCCTGTGGCGCACAAGATATTCCGCGACGAGGACACCTGCATCCACTGCGGAGTCTGCACGGCCATGTGTCCCACCGACGCCCTGACCCTGAACCGCGAGACCCTCAAAATCGTTTTCGACGTGGACAGATGTTCGGCCTGCGGCATGTGCACCCGCGTCTGTCCGGTCAAGTGTATGACGCTCGACCTGGACGAAAACGGCAGGCCCTAAAAACCCCAAGGGGGTCCCATGAGTGAAGAGAAACGCTCCTTCTCGCGCATACAGGTCCGGCTCAAGGCCCAGGCCCGCGTCATGCATTCCCTGGACTCGCCTCAGCTTTTCACCGGCGACGCCATGCCTCAGCCGGTCACCCGCGAGGACTTCCTCAATAA
The sequence above is drawn from the Desulfovibrio sp. Huiquan2017 genome and encodes:
- a CDS encoding tetratricopeptide repeat protein, whose translation is MKIKKASIFTILLILLSLSALAGCASRTDVEAMQSDRQQDLNRIRQLEAELAESKQQLKAEIEKSNDPLREKSADMWAEIQSLRTELAKMRGEVDNLNIRMDRQVGGTDSAVTVDALAKRLSEVEFAMENELQVDLPKIRTERDAATAAATSATATASATAPADAPEDAAAAQTAGTTQAAPQAQADTDPAKALYDKAYALYKEGNFERARSYWAEFTDTFKGHAFTPSAVFWQGQCYYMLKDYARAVILYEDVIEKYQKSSKYKAALLRSGYSWEHLGKPELAKMRFTEIIKKFPKSVEATQAKRSLDKMK
- a CDS encoding NIL domain-containing protein, giving the protein MQEVKNGLRKIVYLSFPPEVSGRPVVCNLLRKFDLSFNILKADISPRHEGTMTLEVSGREGEFHKGIGYLKENGVRITPVAHKIFRDEDTCIHCGVCTAMCPTDALTLNRETLKIVFDVDRCSACGMCTRVCPVKCMTLDLDENGRP